In a single window of the Terrirubrum flagellatum genome:
- a CDS encoding sugar O-acetyltransferase has product MHSEKQKMLAGELYDANDPEIQADLLTTQRWLARYNASLGSTPDELLSQLRERLGAASDGSLIRPPFHCDYGFNIRLGRGVFLNFNCVILDVVAVEIGDQTQIGPGVQIYAADHPRDAAARRTGLEYGRPVTIGRNVWIGGGAIILPGVTIGDDAVIGAGAVVTRDVAVGATVLGNPARPRS; this is encoded by the coding sequence ATGCATAGCGAAAAGCAGAAGATGCTCGCGGGCGAACTCTATGACGCCAACGATCCGGAGATTCAGGCCGATCTCCTCACGACGCAGCGCTGGCTCGCGCGCTATAACGCATCGCTCGGCTCGACTCCGGATGAGCTGCTTTCACAGCTGCGGGAAAGATTAGGCGCGGCCAGCGACGGATCGCTCATTCGACCTCCCTTCCATTGCGACTACGGCTTCAATATTCGCTTGGGACGCGGCGTTTTCCTCAATTTCAACTGCGTCATTCTCGATGTCGTTGCGGTCGAGATCGGCGACCAGACGCAGATTGGTCCGGGCGTTCAGATCTACGCCGCCGATCATCCGCGCGATGCGGCCGCTAGGCGGACCGGTCTTGAATATGGGCGGCCGGTCACAATCGGCCGCAATGTCTGGATCGGCGGCGGCGCGATCATTTTGCCCGGCGTGACGATCGGCGACGACGCTGTTATCGGCGCCGGAGCGGTGGTCACGCGCGACGTCGCTGTCGGAGCAACAGTTCTCGGCAATCCCGCGCGTCCGCGCTCGTGA
- a CDS encoding DUF2000 family protein, which yields MRFDTKIAVVVRDDLAVWQKLNVACFLSGGLVAAAPELGGEPYADASGKFYGPLIRQPVLVYVATADDLTKTLARASGRGARASIYTKELFATGHDDANRAAVAAVATDALDLVGIALHAERREIDKIVKGLSLHP from the coding sequence ATGCGCTTTGATACCAAGATCGCCGTCGTCGTGCGCGACGATCTCGCCGTCTGGCAGAAACTGAATGTCGCCTGCTTCCTCTCGGGCGGGCTCGTCGCCGCCGCGCCGGAATTGGGCGGCGAACCCTATGCCGACGCATCAGGGAAATTTTACGGGCCGCTGATCCGCCAGCCGGTGCTGGTCTATGTCGCGACAGCGGATGATTTGACGAAGACGCTCGCGCGAGCGTCAGGCCGCGGCGCGCGCGCCTCGATCTACACGAAGGAGCTGTTCGCGACGGGCCATGACGACGCCAATCGCGCCGCCGTCGCCGCGGTCGCGACCGACGCGCTCGATCTTGTCGGCATTGCGTTGCACGCCGAGCGCAGGGAGATCGACAAGATCGTGAAGGGGCTGTCGCTGCATCCGTGA
- a CDS encoding AraC family transcriptional regulator, giving the protein MLNDRAPRRMFIEDAPPPASTPQAGDWIRLAPAQPGIERIDAFFSGHAYDPHRHDAYALGTTLSGVQRFDYRGREANSRSGDAIVLHPDERHNGRSGAEGGFRYRMLYLEPRLIRDALGEKASALPFANSPVLRDAPLSAALTLALRDMERRLETLELDQAVLAIADALLAIDASAQTSSVRSIACGRAVDRARQFLDANATRVVASEELEDICGLDRYALARQFRARLGVSPYRYLTMRRLDRAKAMMRTGDALAEIAFACGFADQSHMTRQFKQAFGLSPGKWRAIQAGNA; this is encoded by the coding sequence GTGCTGAACGATCGCGCGCCGCGCCGCATGTTTATCGAGGACGCGCCTCCTCCGGCGAGCACGCCGCAGGCCGGCGACTGGATCAGGCTTGCCCCCGCGCAGCCGGGGATCGAGCGGATCGACGCGTTCTTTTCCGGCCACGCCTATGATCCGCATCGCCATGACGCTTATGCGTTGGGGACCACGCTGTCGGGCGTGCAGCGCTTCGATTATCGCGGCCGAGAGGCCAATAGCCGCTCGGGCGACGCCATCGTGCTGCATCCGGACGAGCGGCATAACGGCCGCTCCGGCGCGGAAGGCGGCTTCCGCTATCGCATGCTCTATCTTGAGCCGCGCCTGATCCGCGACGCGCTCGGCGAAAAAGCAAGCGCCCTTCCCTTCGCGAATTCTCCCGTGCTGCGCGACGCGCCCCTCAGCGCTGCTCTCACGCTCGCGCTGCGCGACATGGAGCGGCGGCTCGAAACGCTCGAACTCGATCAGGCGGTGCTGGCGATCGCCGACGCGCTTCTCGCGATCGATGCGAGCGCGCAGACATCTTCCGTGCGATCGATCGCATGCGGACGCGCGGTCGATCGCGCGCGACAATTTCTCGATGCGAATGCGACGCGCGTCGTCGCATCGGAAGAACTCGAAGATATTTGCGGGCTCGATCGCTATGCGCTCGCGCGCCAGTTCCGCGCGCGGCTCGGCGTCAGCCCCTATCGCTATCTCACCATGCGCAGGCTCGACCGCGCGAAGGCGATGATGCGTACGGGCGATGCGCTCGCCGAGATCGCCTTCGCCTGCGGTTTCGCCGATCAGAGCCACATGACGCGACAATTCAAGCAGGCGTTCGGCCTCTCGCCGGGAAAATGGCGCGCGATCCAGGCCGGGAACGCCTGA